The following nucleotide sequence is from Lepus europaeus isolate LE1 chromosome 16, mLepTim1.pri, whole genome shotgun sequence.
GGGTCCCCGCGCGGGGCGCCTGCGCGGTGCGGCGGGGCGACggctgtggcggcggcggcggcggcggccgggccgggccgggggcgcctGCGAGCTGAGGCGGGCCGCGGCCCGGcgggctggcggcggcggcggcggccgggcggcggcggccgcggtggcggcggcggcggcgggcggcggcctgCGCGCGGCCGGGGCGGCGGGCCCCGCGGGCGGCACGGCGCTGACGgccggcggcgcggcggcggcgggcggcgagCGGGCGAAGATGGCGGAGCTGGGCAAGAAGTACTGCGTGTACTGCCTGGCCGAGGTGAGCCCGCTGCGCTTCCGCTGCACCGAGTGCCAGGACATCGAGCTGTGCCCCGAGTGCTTCTCGGCCGGCGCCGAGATCGGCCAGCACCGCCGCTTCCACGGCTACCAGCTGGTGGACGGCGGGCGCTTCACGCTCTGGGGGCCGGAGGCCGAGGGCGGCTGGACCAGCCGCGAGGAGCAGCTGCTGCTGGACGCCATCGAGCAGTTCGGCTTCGGAAACTGGGTGAGCCCCCGCCCCGGGTGCGCGCGGGGCCGGCCCGGGGCTGCCGCGCTCGGGAGGCGGCGACGGACTGCCCGCGCCGGGCCGGCGGGCAGAGCCTGGGCCGGGAAGgggccccgccgcgccccgcTGCCCTCCGAGCGCTTTCTGTGCGCAGCCCTGGGGTCTCCGGCTCCTCCGGCTGACGGTGGGCGCTGGGCCGGCCTTTCCCCCCGAGCCCCGGCTCACTGCCCCGCGCCGGGCTCTGCTCTGTGCCCACGACAAACGCCGGCCCTGAGGCCTTTCTTACGGCCTCGCCCGCGTGTCCCAGCGACCCCCGCCACTCGGGAGTCCACCCGTCACTCAGGACACGCCCGTCAGGACTCTCACCTGTCACTCAGGACTCCCACCTGTCACTCAGGACTCCACCTGTCACTCACGACTCCCACCCATCACTCACGACACGCCCGTCAGGACTCCACCTGTCACCTAGGACTCCACCTGTCACTCAACACGCCGGTCAGGACTCCCACCTGTCACTCAGGACACGCCCATCAGGACTCTCACCTGTCACGACTCCACCCGTCACTCACAGCTCTCACCTGTCACTCAGGACTCCACCTGTCACTCACGACTCCCACCCGTCACTCACGACACGCCCGTCAGGACTCCACCTGTCACTCACGACTCTCACCTGTCACTCAGGACTCCACCTGTCACTCACGACTCCACCTGTCACAACACGCCCATCAGGACATCAGGACTCTCACCCGTCTCTTGGGACTCCCACCTGTCACTCATGACTGCACCCATCCCTCAGGAATACACCTGTCACTCATGACTGCACCCATCCCTCAGGAATACACCTGTCACTCATGACTGCACCCATCCCTCAGGAATACACCTGTCACTCAGGACTCACACCCATCACTCACGGCTCCACCTGTCACAGCTCCACCTGTCACTCACAACACCCACTCAGGACTCGCACCCATCACTCAGGACTCCCACCTGTCACTCACGTCTCCACCTGTCACAGCTCCACCCATCTCTCATGGCTCCCACCCATCACTCACGGCTCCGCTCGTCACTCACAGCACCCGTCACTCGGGACCCCCACCGTGAACGGACAGCCACCCTGGGCTCGCCTTTCCAGAACAGGTCCAGACCCTAGCCTGCCGATGCCCCTGCTGACGGCCACCTCTCGCCCGGCTCTGCCCGAGCCCCTGGCGGGGTCCCCGACGGCCTgtgtcacacacctgccctgggagCCCCATCGCGTGGCCACGGTGGCCCCCGTGTGCTCGGGTCGTGCTTCGCGGATGGCCTGCCCTTGCTGCGTGCCCGGTGCACTGCCCACCCGCACGGCTGTCTCTGGAGCTCGTTGGCTGAGTTCCCCGTGGGCCTCGTGGAGCTtcagcagccctgggctgggcctttGGACCAACCGGTCTGAcatggacagggctggggaggCCGAGCCTGTGTGGTGTGTCTGGAGGAACCTGGGCTGGCGCCTGGGGAGCCGTCCGCGGTGAGACCAGGGAGGGCCCTGGGGCGCGGCTGCCAGGGCCCGCGTGGTGCGGAGCCGGCAGGCCAGGCCGCGGGTGGTGCCGGTGCGGCTGGTCCGCGCTCTCCCGGCTCTGTGGCCTCTGGCTGTGCTGTCGGGCCAGCTGCCTTACCCCTCTGGGCCTCCAGTCTGCAGCTGGAGCCATGTGGTTCTGTCTGCGCGAGGGGCGGGGACAGCTCTGAGACCGCTCCTGTCTGGGATCCCGtggctttttttgtgtgtaattttaaactttatttctctttgaacttcttttttgtgatttttaattctattttatctttgagctattttttggtaatttttattaTGTCTATCTTGGAACATtctaaagattttgcttttatgtgtttgaagggcagagttgggtcctccgtctgctggttcactccccaagtggctgcagtggccagggcggggtcaggccgaagccgggagctgcttccgggtctcccaggtagctgcaggggcccaggcactcgctggcctccgctgctttcccaggccacagcagggagctgatgggaagtggagccgccgggactgaACCAGGGCCGTGCTGGAGAgctggcgtcgcaggcggcagctttgctccgctgcaccgcagtgccggcctccggTCCCGGGCTCCTTAGGTGCTGTGTCCGGGTGATGCGGCTGTGGGGTTCCCGAGCCTGGGCCTGCCGCCCGGGGTCAGCACTCAGGACCGTCGAGGCTGGGGTGTGGCCGGAtcctgggctggtgccatgggaGCTGACACACTGGACAAGGACAGGGCCGCGTCGGCGCGGCGAGGGACGGTGAGACTCGTTCAGTTCTGGCCCcaaggggcagagggcaggggaggtggagggaggagcaCGCCAGGCCAGGCCCGGAACTTCAGCAGCAGGTCCTCGGTGGCGCTCAGCGGGAGTCGGGGGTCAGGGGCCCAGAGCCTGCCGGATCGCAGGCGGGGCGGGTTGAAGGCAGCCAAACCGTCGGCACACGGAGGTGGCTGCAGGAGGGGCCGGGCTTTGAGGGGCTGTGGGAGTCCAGATTTTGAGTGGAATGGGACAAGCGTGTGGCGTTGTCTGCAATGTGGCCAGCCCGGCGCATTGCCTGCGCGCCCAGGCTCATCCTAGGAGGGCTTTCCCCGCGTGATGACAGCGGCTGCCCGGAGCCGGGGCCGCGCTGTCTCGGGGCCTTCTGTGCGCCGAGCCCCGCAGTGCGGCCCTGCTGGACCTCGCCAGCGCCGGGTGGTGAGTGGGCGCGGGCGGGCCACAGGGAGGTGGTATGCTGTCGCAGCGGGAGGCCAGCTTGCTGGAGCTGGGGCCTCCACGGGCCGGTGGGGACGCTCCGCCAGCCTGGCGTGAGGCAAACGAGGCAGAAGCCGGGCCTGCTGCCTtgtgctccctccctgcctccacctcaCACACGGGGAGGCAGTGTGGGCGCAGAGGGGCACGGGCAGAGCCggcattggcctggccccgcctgaCTGCCCGGCAGGGTCGctcaccccagggcccccagggacTGCTGTGCACTGCGGGGGTATAAGGATTCTGATTCTGGAGCTCGGAGGGCCCGGGCTAGCTGGGACCATGGCAGGGGGCCCTGCCTACTTCCCAGGAGGTGTCCAGGAAGTGGAGTTCTTAGGATTGCTTTAGGGGTGCGTCAGCAGGCCTGAGTGTGGGTGCGGAGCCTGCGGGGCTCCCCGGGCATGCAGAGCGGGGGTCAGGGACCCCGCTTTGAGAGCCTGTGCGGCAGAGAAGGGAGACTACGTCTCAAAGTCTGAcgttatcttttattttcctaacatttttatTGTGGTAGAATGACGTAAAAGTTACCATTTGACGTAAAAGCGTACCATTTGGGGGCACTGAGAAGTCACGCGCAGCCATCAGCAGCATCCACGCAGAACTTGAGCAAGCCCGCCTCCGTGGCCGGGCCTCGTCGGGGGCCCCGCGAGTGGAGTCGCACCGTGTCTGTTCCGTGGAGGTGGCCAGGgctcccccaggcctcccccgTGCTGGCCGCTGCGCGTGGACACGCCGACACCTCAGCTTCGCTCTGTGTTCCTGGGGCAGATGCTGGAGGGCTTCGTCTGAGGACGTGGGCGGCCACCTGGGGGTGTGGGGCGGCCCGCAGGCCGGGCCTTCTCCCAGGGAGTTTGGAGGAGGGACCGGCGCCCGGGGCGTCCGTCCAACGAGGCCAGGAGCAGTGGCCGAGGAGCCAGGGTGCCAGGCGCCACCGTGCCCCTGGGAAggacgccacacagccactctgCAGGGACAGGGTGAGGCCAGCACGGGGCAGAGCTGTGTGCGGGCCCCTGTGTGAGCACAGGGGCTGGCCTGCCAGCCAGTGGCCTTTGCCCGCTGGGTCAGAGTGGGAGCAGAGGTGGCTTCGGAGTGACTTAGTCACCAGAGGTGACAGCGGGACTGCAAGGGCGGCTGGGAGCCTACGTTTGGTGAGTGGGCAGAGGGCAGTGCCAGGAGCTCCCAGGAGACGGTGCTGGCCGGACCGCGCCGGCACCTTCCAGGGTTCCCTCCCACCTCGTGACCAGGGCTTCACTTTGAGAGAAAGCGCCCCTCCTCTGCCTCGGCCCCCAGGTGCCCGTACCCCTGGGGCTTGGCTGGAGGGGCTGGGATCCCAGGTCTCCTGTGAGAGCCCCGTCACCCTGCCCAGCTGTGCGCCCGCGGGAAGCGTTAGCAGGGCTGGAGCCGGGACATGACCCTGACCGCAGGCCAGGTGTCCACCTGAGCGTCCCCAGGGCCCCGCTGAGGATGGAGGGCCTCGCATGGCTTTGTCACTGCGGTGAAGGGGGCTGGAGCTCGTCCCCCCACCCCGTGAGGGGCCTGAGGGCCAGGACGAGCCCCGTCCTGTCTCCTGCGccgcagcccagggctggctgagTGAAGGGCTGCAGTGGGCCCTGGGGGAACCCGGGCGGCAGGCGGGGGACCAGGCAGGAAGGAGGCTGTGAAGCCTGGGGGCCCCGGGCGGCAGGCGGGGGACCAGGCAGGAAGGAGGCTGTGAAGCCTGGGCGAGGCCCCAGGTGCACCACCGCCCCTTCCACACGGCGAGGTCAGGGTCAGCCTGGGTGTGGCCCCCCAGCACCAGGCTGTGCCGATGGCCGCACCCCTCCATGGGACCACGGGCTCCAGACCCCGCTGCCGGGGTGGCGTGATGCCGACTGGCCTCGTGCCCTGGTGGGGTTCCCCCGGAGGGTGCTGTCTTGACCTGGCACCGCACCGCACGGGGGCTGCGGCAGGGCGGGGGGGGTGGCCAGTGACGGAGCCGTAGGGGAGCGCGGCCGTGGGCGCTGTGGGCTCCCTGGCTGTGGGACCGTGCGCACGCTGCCGCCTCCAGCCGTCCATCCCCATGGGAGGGGGTCCTGCTTTTACGCGCACAATGCCGACAGGCCAGCGGACTGGTCTGGCACACAGCCAGTGGGGGGGCCGGGACCAGGTGGGGAGAGGGCACCTTCTGGAACCTACCGTGGCTGCCCGGCAGCTCTCTGAGGCCGGGCTCACAGAGGAGGCAGCGGGAGGCTGAGAGTTTCCCTGGGGAGCACGGCTCCTCTGAGCTCACGCATGCGGGAGCCTCCTGCAGGGCCCATCCCAGGGGTGCTGGGACTGCCTGTGGGTCCGTGGGGGTGCAGCCATTGCACCGTCTGAGCCCGGGGCGGAGGCCCCCAGGGCCCCTACCCAACATGACCCTTTCCCTCCCAAGAGCCATGAGAGATGGCTGGGGTGGGCCACCAAGGGCCTGCCCTGATCCTGATGGGGCACCCCTGCGTGGGGCTGTGCGCCCAGCGGCGTGCAGTGGGCAGCCTGGGTCACTGTGTGGACAGTCGTCAATGGTGTGGTGGTGTGCTGTGTGGGCAGTCACAGTGTGGCGGCGTGCTGTGTGGGTGGTCACAGTGTGGCGAGGGCTGTGTGGATGGTCACAGTGCGGTGGCGTGCTGTGTGGACAGTCTGGGTCACAGTGTGGTGAGGTGCTGTGTGGACGGTCACTGTGGTGAGGTGCTGTGTGGACACAGTGTGGTGAGGTGCTGTGTGGACAGTCACAGTGTGGTGAGGTGCTGTGTGGACACAGTGTGGTGCGTGCTGTGTGGACGGTCACAGTGTGGTGAGGTGCTGTGTGGACACAGCGTGGTGGCGTGCTGTGTGGACAGTCCCTGCCCGCTGCTCCGAGGCAGCAGTGTGGCATCCCTCTCGCCCCACTCCCATAGGCACCAGGACGGCTGTGTCCCGGCCCCGTGTTCCTCTCCCTGTTTCCAAGGAGAccctcccagggccagggctgcagccttgAGCCCACTGCGGGGAGCCGCACCACGGAGCCCGGCGCCCGGCCCTGGCGGGTGGTCCACGGGGAGGCCGAGCCGTGGGCCTGTGGGTGGGTTACGCTGCGGGGTGGGCGGGCTGCTTCCTTGCCTGGGGCAGGCGGCGGGAGGGGTACTTGTGTTGGGCGGGGCCTGTGAAGTGGCTTCAGCGGTTGGCAGGAGGAAGAGGCCTCTCGGCAGGAGGAAGACATTGAGGGTTGGACAGTTTCCTCCTCGAGGAGCCGCTGTCACCGGCTCCCTTCTCGGCCGCGGCAGGTTCCCACCAGCCTCCCCGCCGGGCACAGCTGTGGCCCTGCCTGTGCCCCGGGCGGCCAGCTCCAGGGGCTCTGCCGTCCCCAGAGCACAGCCGCGGCCCTGCACCCCCCTCTGAGCGGGAGCGGTCACCTCTCCCTGCCTGTGCCTCGGGCGGCCAGCTCCAGGGGCTCTGCCGTCCCCAGAGCACAGCCGTGGCCCTGCCAGGTGACCCCCCTCTGGGCGGGAGCGGTCacctctccctgccctgtgcctcGGGCGGCCAGCTCCAGGGGCTCTGCCGTCCCCAGAGCACAGCCGTGGCCCTGCCAGGTGACCCCCCTCTGGGCAGGAGCGGTCacctctccctgccctgtgccccggGCGGCCAGCTCCAGGGGGCTCTGCCGTCCCCAGAGCACAGCCGCGGCCCTGCACCCCCCTCTGGGCGGGAGCGGTCacctctccctgccctgtgccccggGCGGCCAGCTCCAGGGGCTCTGCCGTCCCCAGAGCACAGCCGTGGCCCTGCCAGGTGACCCCCCTCTGAGCGGGAGCGGTCacctctccctgccctgtgccccggGCGGCCAGCTCCAGGGGGCTCTGCCGTCCCCAGAGCACAGCCGCGGCCCTGCACCCCCCTCTGGGCGGGAGCGGTCacctctccctgccctgtgccccggGCGGCCAGCTCCAGGGGCTCTGCCGTCCCCAGAGCACAGCCGCGGCCCCGGCGCTGCTCACCCGTGGCCGTGGGCGAGTTTGCACCTTCACTTCCCCGGCCTCGGAGACAGCGCGGGTTCCACGCCAGGCGGGTGGGCAGGGGCTGACGTCCAACCCGTGTCCTTGCAGGAGGACATGGCGGCTCACGTGGGCGCGTCCCGGACGCCGCAGGAGGTGATGGAGCATTATGTGAGCATGTACATCCACGGGAACCTGGGCAAGGCCTGCATCCCCGACACCATCCCCAACCGCGTGACGGACCACACGTGCCCCAGCggggggccgctgtcgcccagcctCACCACGCCGCTGCCGCCGCTCGACATCTCGGTGGccgagcagcagcagctgggctaCATGCCGCTGCGTGACGACTACGAGATCGAGTACGACCAGGACGCCGAGGCGCTCATCAGCGGGCTCTCGGTCAACTACGACGACGACGACGTGGAGATCGAGCTGAAGCGCGCCCACGTGGACATGTACGTGCGCAAGCTGCGCGAGCGCCAGC
It contains:
- the TADA2B gene encoding transcriptional adapter 2-beta isoform X1, coding for MAELGKKYCVYCLAEVSPLRFRCTECQDIELCPECFSAGAEIGQHRRFHGYQLVDGGRFTLWGPEAEGGWTSREEQLLLDAIEQFGFGNWEDMAAHVGASRTPQEVMEHYVSMYIHGNLGKACIPDTIPNRVTDHTCPSGGPLSPSLTTPLPPLDISVAEQQQLGYMPLRDDYEIEYDQDAEALISGLSVNYDDDDVEIELKRAHVDMYVRKLRERQRRKNIARDYNLVPAFLGRDKKEKEKALKRKIPKEEKELRLKLRPLYQFMSCKDLDDLFESMHKEKLLRAKIRELQRYRRNGITKMEESAEYEAARHKREKRKENRGLAGSRRAREDGRDGEFAAIEHLPGFELLSDREKLLCSSLGLSPARYVTVKTIIIKEHLQKRQGVPSKSRLPSYLDKVLKKRILAFLTESGWISRDAA